One Deltaproteobacteria bacterium DNA segment encodes these proteins:
- a CDS encoding amino acid-binding protein encodes MNVIVDRVDVWAAAIKDEPGGLANILSGLTDSGADLDFIIARRAPEKPGTGVVFVTPLRGDVEVAAAATLGFNVTSSIKSLRVEGDNKPGVAYNMTKKIAAAGINLHGLSAAVIGPRFIIYISFDTAEDAERAADILMSE; translated from the coding sequence ATGAATGTAATAGTCGATCGAGTGGACGTGTGGGCTGCCGCCATCAAGGATGAACCCGGAGGGTTGGCGAACATACTCTCCGGCCTGACGGATTCGGGCGCGGACCTTGACTTCATTATTGCCAGGAGGGCTCCGGAAAAACCAGGCACCGGCGTTGTCTTTGTTACCCCTCTGCGCGGGGATGTCGAGGTTGCCGCAGCCGCCACCCTCGGCTTTAACGTGACGAGCAGTATTAAATCACTGCGTGTTGAGGGAGATAACAAGCCGGGCGTTGCCTATAATATGACGAAAAAGATCGCAGCGGCCGGGATCAACCTCCATGGCTTGTCCGCGGCCGTCATTGGTCCGAGATTCATTATATACATCAGTTTCGACACTGCGGAGGACGCGGAAAGGGCCGCCGACATCCTCATGAGTGAGTAG